The region ATATCAGAGAGCAAAGCGCTCTGCACGCTTATCTTTGCTTGCTTAAACTAAGACCAAGGCTATTTTTTAGACAAATTTAAATCGCCAAAATTTATATGAAAATATATATTTTGCTGAAATTGCAGAACTATTTTTATAAAAATAGAATTAAAAACGGCTTAGTAAAATTTTAATTTACCAAGCCGAAAGTTACAAATTTTATAAGCTCAAAAAGCTAAGGTAAAATTTCGACTAAAATAAATTCTAATTATAAGGTTCGGTTTTAAATCCCTGTCTTATAAGGCTCCCCATACCACCGTTTAAATTTATGATATTTATCTCTTCTGAATCGATCATTGAGGCTGCATTATAGCTTCTGCTACCGCTTCTGCAAATTATCGCGATAGGTTTTTTCAGATCAAATTTCTTAGTAAGTTCTTGCAAGAATCCGTCTTTATTATAAGGGTCAAAAGTAATGAGCTGTGCTCCCTTAATAACACCTGTTTGACGCCACTCCATAGGGGTTCTTATATCCACGATCTGTTCGTAGTTTTTGATATTATCAGGTGTTACATTAACGTGCTCTATTTTGGCTAATGCAAAAGAAGCCAGCAGTGATAATACAATAAGTTTTTTCATAATTTTACTCTTTTAATAAAAAATTTCGTTGTATTATCGTAAAAAACAGTAAATAAAAGATAAATTTAATCAATTCTCGTCCTTTATGATAATTAATATTATAATAAGCAATAAATGATACTATTACAAAAAAAATATCATTTTAAAGGATAAATATGAAAAAAAGTTTATTGGCACTTAGCTTGCTAGCGGGCTTCGCACTGGCCGCAGAGGTAAATATCTACTCTGCTAGACACTACGATGCAGATAATGAAATTTACAAGTTGTTTGAGCAAAAAACAGGTATCAAAGTAAATGCAACTCAAGCAAAAGCAGGAGAGCTTATTAAAAAGCTTGAAGCTGAAGGCGATACTTCTGCAGCGGATCTTTTCATCTCGGCTGATGTTGGAACGTTTTTTAACGCCAAGGAAAAAAATCTTTTACAACCTGTAAAATCAGACTATCTAGAAAAGACAATACCTTCTCAATACAGAGATAATGAAAATCAGTGGTTTGCTATCTCAAAAAGAGCAAGAATCATCGCTTACGATAAGAGAAATTTCGATCCAAGCAGTATAAAAACTTACGACGATCTTACAAAGCCCGAGCTTAAAGGCAAGCTTTTAATAAGAAGCGCAACTTCAGGATACAATAGATCCCTTCTAGCGTCAATCATAGCTAACGAAGGAATAGATGGCGCTAAAAAATGGGCTGAAGGCACGCTTAAAAACCTAGCTCGAGATCCAAAAGGCGGTGATAGGGATCAAGCCAAGGCTATCTTTGCAGGAGAGGGTCAAGTAGCCGTTATGAACACTTACTACATAGGACTTATGCTTACATCTCCAAAACCTGAAGATGTAGAAGTAGCTAAAAATTTAGGCGTGATCTTCCCAAATCAAGCGGATAGAGGAACTCACGTAAATATAAGCGGTATCGCACTTACAAAAGCATCTAAAAACAAAGAAAACGCCGTTAAATTTATGGAGTTTTTAGTTAGCCCTGAAGCTCAAAAGATATTTGCGGGCATTAACTACGAATATCCGATCAACAAAGAAGTTGAAGCAAGCGATGTGATTAAAGCTTTTGGAACATTTAAAGAAGACACAACTCCGCTATATAAAGTTGGCGAAAATATCAAAGAAGCCGTCAAAATCTACGACATGGTCGGCTGGAAATAAGTGAATATCAAATTTTGGGCGATTTTTATCGCCCTTATCATCTTAATCCCGATTTTTAGTATATTTGTTGAAATTTCCTTCGGCGATTATTCGCTGCTTGGGCACTTTTTCGAGTATCTATTTTTAAGGTATGTTCAAGGAACATTTTTTGTAGCCATCGGAGTTTTAACCCTTAGCATCATCATAGCTACGATATCTGCGTGGATAGTGGCTAACTACAAATTTCCTCTTTCAAATTTCTTTGAATATGCCCTAATGCTTCCACTTGCGGTGCCTGCTTACATATTTAGCTTTTGCTACGTAGGCATCATGGAGTATGGCGGATATTTTCATAAAATTTTTGGCGTTAGATTTGAGTTTATGAACATTTACGGCGCGATATTTGTGCTGTCAATGTCGCTTTATCCTTACATATATATGTTTGCTAAAACATCTTTTAAAACGCAATCTCAAACGATATTTGACACCTGTAAAATTTACAAATTAAGCCAGTTTCAAATTTTTTATAAAGTCGCCATCTTCATCTCTCGCCCTGCAATCATCGGAGGAGCGATGCTTGTACTCATGGAGACGCTTAGCGATTACGGAACGGTTGCGTATTACGGAGTTGAGACGTTTAGCGCGGGAATTTTCAAGCTATGGTTTGACATGGGCGATTCTTACTCGGCATCCGTTCTTGCGGCGATGCTAATGGTATTTGTCTTCATCATCATGATATTTGAGCATTTTAATAAAAACTCCAAAAGATACAGCTTCAACACCCACAACACATCAAAGCTCACCGCCAAAATCAAACTTAGCAAATTTGGCTCGGTTGCTGCATTTTTGTGGTGTTTTGCGCTATTTTGCCTTGCGTTTTTATTTCCTTTTATCTGGCTTGTTTATTGGAGCATTAAGACTATAGGCTCGTTTAAATTTGAGTTCGTGCAGATGGCTTTTAACTCGCTCTTAATGGCTAGCGTAAGTGCGGTTTTGATAACTGCGATTAGCTTCTTTTTAGTTTTTGCAACGCGCATCATAAAAGATAAGAGGCTAAATACTTTTTTACTCAAAGCAACCTCGCTTGGCTACGCGCTGCCGGGAGCCAGCATAGGGCTTTGCGTGATTATCGTATTTGGATTTATTGATAGAAATTTCAGCCTCCAGCTTCTCTCATCCAGCTTTGTCGTACTTATATTTGGCTATGTAGTGAGATTTTTGGCCACTTCGATATATGCAGTTGAGAGCGGATACTCTAAAATTCCAAGCAATATCGATGACGCAAGCTTGCTTTTAAACAGATCAAAATTTACTCTGTTTTTTAAGGTTCATTTTCCGCTTTTAAGGCATTTTTTCTTTTTATCACTGATAGTCGTTTTTATCGACATCATCAAAGAGCTTCCGCTAAGTCTTATTTTGCGTCCGTTTGACTTTGAAACGCTTAGCATAAGGGCGTTTTTTTATGCGACCGATGAGAGACTTTACGCGGCTGCATTGCCATCTTTACTGATAGTTCTACTATCGCTTGTTGCAGTGGTCTGGCTTGAAATAATATCTAGGAAAAAATCGTAATGGAAATTTTAAAAATCAAAAAATTAAATAAAAAATTCGGAAACCTGCAAATTCTAAAAGATATAGACCTGACCTTAAACGAAGGCGAAATTTTAAGCATTTTGGGAGAGAGCGGGTGTGGTAAGAGCACTCTGCTTAGGATTATTGCGAATTTGGAAAGCAAAGATAGCGGAGAGATAGAATTTTGCGATGTTTGCGGTGTTGCGATGATGTTTCAAAACTATGCGCTTTTCCCACATTTAAATGTCTATAAAAACATCGAATTTGCCCTTTTTAAAATGCCTAAAAACGAACGAGAATATCGCATAAAAGAGCTTTTGCAAAAATTTAAGATAAGCGAACTAAAAGATAAAATGTGCGATCAAATTTCAGGCGGACAGGCTCAAAGAGTCGCCTTTGCAAGAGCCGTAGCCAATAGAGAAAAGCTTTTGTTGCTTGATGAGCCGTTTGCAAATTTAGACCACAACTTAAGAAGCAGCCTTAGGCTGGAGCTAAGAGATATGATCAAGCAAAACTCCCTTAGCGCGATAATGGTGACTCACGATAAGGAAGATGCGTTTTTGCTAAGCGATAAAATAGCCCTTATAAAAAACGGCAAAATTTTAGCCATAGACACTCCTAAAAATTTATATTTTCATCCTCAAACTAGAGAAATAGCGCTTTTTCTAGGGGATATGAACTGTATAGATAAAGATATGGCGACAAATTTGCCAAGCGAATTTCAAAGCTGGCTTCAGAATAGAAACTTTATGTTTCGTCCTGAAGAGATAAAGCAGGGTAAAACTTATGAGGCGAAAATTCTAAAGGCTCAGTTTTTGGGCGCATTTTATGAGCTATTCTTAGACTTTAAAGGGATTAAATTCAAAGCTATCGTTAGCTCAAATTTAGATATCAAAGAGAATTTTAAATTTGATTTAGTTTAAATTTAAATCACAAGTTTATAAATAAAACAAAAACACTCCCATTAACTTTACTGATATACAATTCTTAAATATTAACACAAAGGATTTCGTATGAAAAATATTTTAATTTCCCTAGCAGCTATATCGATGCTTTTGCTTGCCGGTTGTTCAGACAGCAGTAAAAAAGAGGTCAAAGATAAAGTAGAAGCCACAAAAGAGATGACAGAAAAAGCGGTTGATAAAACTAAAGAGATGGCAAATGATACCAAAGAAGCGACAAAAGATATGGCGAACAAAGCTATAGATAAGAATGCCGAAATGGCAGATAAGGCTAAAGAAAAGGCTGTCGAGATGAAAGACGCTACTAAGGATATGGCTGAAAAAGCCATGGATAAAACCAAAGAAGTAGTAACAGAAACAAAAGAAAAAGCTGCCGATATGATGGATAGCGCAAAAGAAAAAACTATAAATGCAGGCGAGAAAGCAAAAGAGATGACAAAAGATGCTATAGACGCTACAAAAGAAAAAGCCTCGGAGATAAAAGATGCGACTGGCGAAAAGATGCATGATATAAAAGAAGGTGCTAAAGAGCTGGGCGAAAAAGCCATGGATAAGACAAAAGAAGGTGTCGATAAACTAAAAAATTAAACCTCGCAATTTACAAACTAAGCGATGGCGCTTGGCTGTCGCTTTTACTCTTTTTTTACTTCTTATAATATTAACAAAACAAAAATAGCTATATTAACTTTATTTATATACAATAGCCTAAATTTTAAAAAGGATTTGTAATGAGACGAATTTTAATACCTGTGTCGATATTGATGCTGATATTCTTGGGTTGTTCAGATAGCGATAAACAAGAGGCTAAGAACGCTGTTGAAAGTGCTAAAAACATTGTAAATGAAGCCATAGACAAAAGTGCCGATGTAGCAAACGAGGCTTTAAAAAAGACTGAAAATTTCAGGCAAAACGCTAAAGATATGGCCAAAGACGCTATAGACGGCGCTAAAGAAAAAGCAAATGAAATAATGGATAGCACTAAAGAAAAAATTGACAACACAAATAAAGATCCTAAGGATGATGGTATACTTAGAACTTAAATTTATGAAGGCAAGAATACTCGCCTATTTTGCAAATCTACTCAATCATTAAATCTATTAGCTGGATAAATTTATACTATTTGCTGTGATTAAAAATTTATTTATTGTCATTATAGGTATTTCATATTTTAATTACAATAAATTTTAGCACCTTACATAAAAGCCAGAAGGTGGTGTCCTCAGCGAGATTCGAACTCACGGCCTCAAAATTAGGAATTTTGCGCTCTATCCTGCTGAGCTATGAGGACAATTTTAAGAATAAAAAGTATATCAAAAAATATAAATTATATTTCATGTCAATTATATTTTTCAAATAAGTTCTTTGAACTCTTTTTATAGAAATTTCTAATTTATATATAAAAACTCAGAGTTCATTTGATTATTTATAGCAACTTTAAATACTATGATATAATTTTTGATTGTTTTAAGTAAAACTACCTTGGTTAATAAATTTAAAAAGGGCGAGAAAACCTCGCCCGAAATTTTAGCCGTTTCTCTTTTTGATAATCTCTTCGGATACGTTTTTAGGAACTTCCTCATAGTGATCAAATTCCATAGAATACGTAGCACGACCTTGTGTTTGACTTCTAAGATCCGTTGAATAGCCAAACATCTCAGCAAGTGGGCAAAATGCCGTAACAATCTTATTTCCACTTCTTTCATCCATAGAGCTAATCTGTCCTCGGCGCTTATTAAGATCGCCGATAACATCACCCATATAATCCTCAGGAGTTTCAACCTCAACCTTCATCATAGGCTCAAGGATAACAGCGCCCGCTTTTCTAGCACCTTCTTTAAAGCCCATTGAAGCGGCAAGCTTAAACGCCATCTCGGAGCTATCCACTTCATGATAACTTCCGTCAAACAACGTAACTTTAACGTCCTCTACAGGGTATCCTGCAAGAACACCGTTTTGAAGTGCCTCTTTACAACCTTTATCAACAGCAGGGATATATTCTTTAGGAACTACGCCGCCCTTAATGTCATTAACAAACTCATAGCCGCTGCCCGGCTCAAGTGGCTCAAGACGCAAGAATACGTGCCCATATTGACCACGTCCGCCTGATTGTTTAGCATATTTATACTCTTGCTCAACTGTTTTGCGAATTGTCTCACGATATGCAACTTGTGGCTGACCGACTTCTGCGTCAACTTTAAATTCGCGAAGCATACGATCAACGATAATCTCAAGGTGAAGCTCGCCCATACCAGATATAATTGTTTGACCACTCTCTTCATCTGTTCCTACTCTGAAGCTTGGATCTTCTTGTGCAAGCTTTTGAAGCGCAAGAGCCATTTTCTCTTGATCGGCTTTTGTTTTTGGCTCAACCGCAACAGAAATAACAGGCTCAGGGAAGTCCATCTTCTCAAGTATTACTTTATCTTTCTCACTTGCAAGAGTGTCTCCTGTAAGCGTATTTTTAAGACCGACTACGGCACCGATCTCGCCTGCGTGAAGGACTTTAATCTCTTCTCTTTTGTTAGAGTGCATCTTTAAAAGACGACCGATTCTTTCTTTGTTGCTTTGAACGGTATTGTAAGCATAGCTTCCGCTCTCAAGCTCACCGCGATAAACGCGTATAAAAGTAAGTTGTCCTACAAACGGGTCTGTCATAATCTTGAATGCAAGAGCCGCGAATTCACCGTTATCGGTTGATTCTACAAGAACCTCTTGACCGTCTTCATACTGACCCTTTATAGCCTCAATCTCATCAGGAGCAGGCAAATAATCGACAACAGCGTCAAGTAAAGGCTGAATTCCTTTATTTTTAAACGCAGTTCCGCAAAGCATAGGCGTCATAGTCATTCTTAAACAACCAGCTTTTATGCCTTTTTTAATCTCTTCTTCGGTTAACTCTTCACCGCTAAAGAATTTCTCCATCAGGCTATCATCTGTTTCAGAAACAGCTTCAACAAGCTTATTTCTATATTCGTTCGCTTTTTCTACTAGCTCGGTAGGAATTTCTTTTTCTACATAAGTTGTAGGCTTGCTTTCATCTTCCCAAACATATGCCTTCATTCTTACAAGATCGATAACACCTTTAAAGTTATCCTCGGCTCCTATTGGAATTTGGATAGGCACGGGGTTTGCTTTTAGCCTATTTTTAATTTGCTCTTCAACGTTAAAGAAATTTGCGCCGATTCTGT is a window of Campylobacter sp. CCUG 57310 DNA encoding:
- a CDS encoding rhodanese-like domain-containing protein — its product is MKKLIVLSLLASFALAKIEHVNVTPDNIKNYEQIVDIRTPMEWRQTGVIKGAQLITFDPYNKDGFLQELTKKFDLKKPIAIICRSGSRSYNAASMIDSEEINIINLNGGMGSLIRQGFKTEPYN
- a CDS encoding Fe(3+) ABC transporter substrate-binding protein; this translates as MKKSLLALSLLAGFALAAEVNIYSARHYDADNEIYKLFEQKTGIKVNATQAKAGELIKKLEAEGDTSAADLFISADVGTFFNAKEKNLLQPVKSDYLEKTIPSQYRDNENQWFAISKRARIIAYDKRNFDPSSIKTYDDLTKPELKGKLLIRSATSGYNRSLLASIIANEGIDGAKKWAEGTLKNLARDPKGGDRDQAKAIFAGEGQVAVMNTYYIGLMLTSPKPEDVEVAKNLGVIFPNQADRGTHVNISGIALTKASKNKENAVKFMEFLVSPEAQKIFAGINYEYPINKEVEASDVIKAFGTFKEDTTPLYKVGENIKEAVKIYDMVGWK
- a CDS encoding iron ABC transporter permease; translated protein: MNIKFWAIFIALIILIPIFSIFVEISFGDYSLLGHFFEYLFLRYVQGTFFVAIGVLTLSIIIATISAWIVANYKFPLSNFFEYALMLPLAVPAYIFSFCYVGIMEYGGYFHKIFGVRFEFMNIYGAIFVLSMSLYPYIYMFAKTSFKTQSQTIFDTCKIYKLSQFQIFYKVAIFISRPAIIGGAMLVLMETLSDYGTVAYYGVETFSAGIFKLWFDMGDSYSASVLAAMLMVFVFIIMIFEHFNKNSKRYSFNTHNTSKLTAKIKLSKFGSVAAFLWCFALFCLAFLFPFIWLVYWSIKTIGSFKFEFVQMAFNSLLMASVSAVLITAISFFLVFATRIIKDKRLNTFLLKATSLGYALPGASIGLCVIIVFGFIDRNFSLQLLSSSFVVLIFGYVVRFLATSIYAVESGYSKIPSNIDDASLLLNRSKFTLFFKVHFPLLRHFFFLSLIVVFIDIIKELPLSLILRPFDFETLSIRAFFYATDERLYAAALPSLLIVLLSLVAVVWLEIISRKKS
- a CDS encoding ABC transporter ATP-binding protein, producing MLKIKKLNKKFGNLQILKDIDLTLNEGEILSILGESGCGKSTLLRIIANLESKDSGEIEFCDVCGVAMMFQNYALFPHLNVYKNIEFALFKMPKNEREYRIKELLQKFKISELKDKMCDQISGGQAQRVAFARAVANREKLLLLDEPFANLDHNLRSSLRLELRDMIKQNSLSAIMVTHDKEDAFLLSDKIALIKNGKILAIDTPKNLYFHPQTREIALFLGDMNCIDKDMATNLPSEFQSWLQNRNFMFRPEEIKQGKTYEAKILKAQFLGAFYELFLDFKGIKFKAIVSSNLDIKENFKFDLV
- the fusA gene encoding elongation factor G encodes the protein MSDRKTPLHMVRNIGIAAHIDAGKTTTSERILFFTGLSHKLGEVHDGAATMDWMEQEKERGITITSAATTAYWKEHQINLIDTPGHVDFTIEVERSMRVLDGAVSVFCSVGGVQPQSETVWRQANKYGVPRIVFVNKMDRIGANFFNVEEQIKNRLKANPVPIQIPIGAEDNFKGVIDLVRMKAYVWEDESKPTTYVEKEIPTELVEKANEYRNKLVEAVSETDDSLMEKFFSGEELTEEEIKKGIKAGCLRMTMTPMLCGTAFKNKGIQPLLDAVVDYLPAPDEIEAIKGQYEDGQEVLVESTDNGEFAALAFKIMTDPFVGQLTFIRVYRGELESGSYAYNTVQSNKERIGRLLKMHSNKREEIKVLHAGEIGAVVGLKNTLTGDTLASEKDKVILEKMDFPEPVISVAVEPKTKADQEKMALALQKLAQEDPSFRVGTDEESGQTIISGMGELHLEIIVDRMLREFKVDAEVGQPQVAYRETIRKTVEQEYKYAKQSGGRGQYGHVFLRLEPLEPGSGYEFVNDIKGGVVPKEYIPAVDKGCKEALQNGVLAGYPVEDVKVTLFDGSYHEVDSSEMAFKLAASMGFKEGARKAGAVILEPMMKVEVETPEDYMGDVIGDLNKRRGQISSMDERSGNKIVTAFCPLAEMFGYSTDLRSQTQGRATYSMEFDHYEEVPKNVSEEIIKKRNG